A section of the Flavobacterium sp. CG_23.5 genome encodes:
- a CDS encoding GNAT family N-acetyltransferase: protein MTPTFDFSQNIILENETVLLRPLQESDVENLLEISVNEPETWEYSLVRANGKENLENYIQIALKARENKTEIPFIVFDKKSGKYAGSTRFYDVNIGFKTLQLGYTWYGKQFRGTGLNKNCKFLLLQYAFETLGMERVEFRADNNNQRSIAAMKSIGCKVEGVLRSQMPTLGSELRRDSIVLSILRNEWFDEVKVNLKAKLNKA, encoded by the coding sequence ATGACTCCAACTTTCGATTTCTCCCAAAATATCATCCTAGAAAATGAAACCGTTTTGCTTCGACCTTTACAGGAAAGCGATGTCGAAAACTTATTGGAAATTTCCGTCAACGAACCCGAAACTTGGGAATATTCCTTAGTTCGAGCCAACGGAAAAGAGAATTTGGAAAACTACATCCAAATCGCCCTAAAAGCCAGAGAAAACAAAACCGAAATTCCTTTTATAGTTTTCGATAAAAAATCAGGAAAATATGCCGGAAGTACCCGTTTTTACGATGTTAATATTGGATTCAAAACACTGCAATTAGGATATACTTGGTACGGAAAACAATTTAGAGGGACAGGATTAAACAAGAATTGTAAATTTCTGTTACTGCAATATGCTTTCGAAACTTTGGGAATGGAACGCGTAGAATTTCGTGCAGATAATAATAATCAACGAAGCATTGCCGCCATGAAAAGCATTGGTTGCAAAGTAGAAGGAGTTTTACGAAGTCAAATGCCAACTTTAGGCAGCGAACTGCGCCGTGACAGTATTGTTCTGAGTATCCTAAGAAACGAATGGTTTGATGAAGTGAAAGTAAATCTGAAAGCCAAATTAAATAAAGCTTAA
- a CDS encoding VOC family protein has protein sequence MKNAINWFEIPVKDLSRAQAFYETVLGAKMQPMEAMGMKSAFFPADMEHGIGGSLVENAAYQPADKGTLVYLNGGDDLSIPLAKVEEAGGKVVLPKTSIGPNGFMAHFTDTEGNKVAFHSMK, from the coding sequence ATGAAAAATGCAATTAACTGGTTTGAAATTCCAGTAAAAGATTTAAGCAGAGCACAAGCATTTTACGAAACAGTTTTAGGAGCAAAAATGCAGCCAATGGAAGCCATGGGGATGAAATCAGCTTTTTTCCCCGCAGACATGGAACATGGAATTGGCGGCAGCTTGGTGGAAAATGCAGCGTATCAACCTGCCGATAAAGGCACTTTAGTTTACCTCAACGGTGGTGATGATTTGAGTATTCCTCTTGCAAAGGTTGAAGAAGCAGGCGGAAAAGTTGTTTTACCTAAAACTTCAATAGGGCCTAATGGCTTTATGGCACACTTCACTGACACCGAAGGAAACAAAGTAGCATTTCATTCTATGAAATAA
- a CDS encoding DUF4242 domain-containing protein, with amino-acid sequence MPKYVIEREIPGAGKLNAEQLKAISQTSCGVLGKMGPQIQWVNSQVTADKIYCTYIAPNEEMIREHAKLGGFPANSISRISTTIDPTTAEETV; translated from the coding sequence ATGCCTAAATACGTAATTGAAAGAGAGATTCCCGGCGCGGGTAAATTAAACGCAGAACAATTGAAAGCCATTTCGCAAACTTCTTGCGGAGTATTGGGAAAAATGGGCCCACAAATCCAGTGGGTTAACAGCCAAGTAACGGCTGACAAAATCTATTGCACGTACATTGCTCCAAACGAGGAAATGATTCGGGAACATGCTAAATTGGGTGGATTTCCCGCAAATTCCATCAGTCGAATATCCACAACCATTGATCCGACCACCGCAGAAGAAACGGTTTAG
- a CDS encoding AIR synthase related protein → MSSDTSKRYAQRGVSASKEDVHNAIKNIDKGLFPQAFCKIVPDYLTQDEEYCLIMHADGAGTKSSLAYMYWKETGDISVWKGIAQDALIMNIDDLLCVGATDNIMLSSTIGRNKNLIPGEVLSAIINGTEELIKELDSFGVTIHSTGGETADVGDIVRTIIVDSTVTARMKRSDVIDNANIKAGDVIVGMASFGQATYEKSYNGGMGSNGLTSARHDVFGKYLATKYPESFDAAVPEELIYSGQVKLTDKVENSPIDAGQLVLSPTRTYAPIIKKILDKYSSNEIHGMVHCSGGAQTKILHFVQNLHIIKDNLFPVPPLFQLIQEQSKTDWKEMYQVFNCGHRMEVYVPEAIAQDIIAISKSFNVDAQIVGRVEAADTKKLTITSEYGTFKY, encoded by the coding sequence ATGAGTTCAGATACTTCAAAAAGATATGCACAACGTGGTGTTTCGGCATCCAAAGAAGATGTTCATAACGCCATAAAAAATATTGACAAAGGTTTATTTCCTCAAGCATTTTGTAAAATTGTTCCTGATTATTTAACCCAAGATGAAGAGTATTGTTTGATCATGCATGCTGATGGAGCAGGAACTAAATCTTCTCTAGCTTATATGTATTGGAAAGAAACAGGCGATATTTCGGTGTGGAAAGGCATTGCTCAAGATGCTTTGATTATGAATATCGACGATTTATTGTGCGTGGGAGCAACCGATAATATTATGCTTTCTTCCACGATTGGGAGAAATAAAAATCTGATTCCAGGCGAAGTATTGTCAGCTATTATCAATGGTACGGAAGAATTAATCAAAGAACTGGATTCTTTTGGCGTGACCATACATTCCACCGGCGGGGAGACTGCAGATGTGGGTGATATCGTGCGTACCATAATTGTAGATTCTACTGTTACGGCTCGTATGAAACGTTCAGACGTAATCGATAATGCTAATATTAAAGCCGGTGATGTAATTGTAGGTATGGCCTCTTTTGGTCAGGCTACTTACGAAAAAAGCTATAATGGCGGAATGGGAAGCAACGGATTAACCTCGGCGCGTCATGATGTTTTCGGGAAGTATTTGGCCACCAAATATCCTGAGAGTTTTGATGCTGCGGTGCCCGAAGAATTAATCTATTCCGGCCAAGTAAAATTGACAGACAAAGTTGAAAATTCACCAATAGACGCTGGACAATTAGTGCTTTCGCCAACTAGAACTTATGCGCCAATTATCAAGAAAATTTTAGACAAATACAGTTCCAATGAAATTCACGGAATGGTACATTGCAGTGGAGGAGCACAAACAAAAATTTTGCATTTTGTACAAAACCTGCACATTATAAAAGACAATTTATTTCCAGTACCGCCACTTTTTCAATTGATACAAGAGCAATCCAAAACCGATTGGAAAGAAATGTACCAAGTGTTCAATTGTGGACATCGCATGGAAGTTTACGTGCCGGAAGCGATCGCTCAAGACATTATCGCGATTTCAAAATCGTTTAATGTTGACGCCCAAATCGTGGGTAGAGTAGAAGCTGCCGATACTAAAAAACTGACTATCACCAGCGAATACGGAACTTTCAAATATTAG